The proteins below are encoded in one region of Tolumonas auensis DSM 9187:
- a CDS encoding dihydroorotase, which translates to MDRLLIKNATLVNEDRQQQADVLIVGQRIEKIAADIPHDGQSRLLDATGLHLLPGMIDDQVHFREPGLTHKGTLASESRAAVAGGTTSFMEMPNTTPQTVTVEALEAKYELASQKAIANHSFYFGATNDNLEQIKLLDANQTCGIKVFMGASTGNMLVDNTDTLAAIFREAPMLIATHCENTPMIKVLEDAAREKYGEDVPAREHANIRSADACYASSSMAVELAKKYNAKLHVLHITTAKELELFTASKDLSELAGKNITAEVCAHHLFFNQADYDRLGHLIKCNPSIKTAADQQALLAAVNSGVIDIIATDHAPHTWQEKQNTYFKAPSGLPLCQHALVSLLEHYHNGIFSLETIVKRTSHAVAERYQISERGYIREGYFADLVLVDLNSPYLVTPENTLYLCGWSPFEGYQFRSRIHTTLVNGTIAYQNGQIQTAQFGHRLQFKRT; encoded by the coding sequence ATGGACAGACTGTTAATCAAAAATGCCACCCTGGTCAATGAAGATCGTCAACAACAGGCCGATGTATTGATCGTCGGGCAGCGCATCGAAAAAATTGCTGCTGATATTCCTCATGATGGTCAGTCCCGGTTGCTGGATGCCACAGGTCTGCATCTGCTACCCGGCATGATCGATGATCAGGTGCATTTTCGTGAACCAGGTTTAACACACAAAGGCACCCTGGCCAGCGAATCGCGCGCAGCCGTTGCCGGCGGTACGACCAGTTTTATGGAAATGCCAAACACCACGCCGCAAACAGTAACAGTGGAAGCGCTGGAAGCCAAATATGAACTGGCCAGCCAGAAGGCCATTGCCAACCACAGTTTCTATTTCGGTGCTACGAATGACAACCTCGAACAGATCAAACTGCTGGATGCCAACCAGACCTGTGGTATCAAAGTGTTTATGGGCGCATCCACCGGTAATATGCTGGTAGATAACACCGACACACTGGCTGCGATCTTCCGTGAAGCGCCGATGCTGATTGCCACGCACTGCGAAAACACACCGATGATCAAAGTATTGGAAGACGCGGCGCGTGAAAAATACGGTGAAGATGTACCAGCCCGTGAACATGCCAATATCCGTTCTGCGGATGCCTGTTATGCCTCTTCCAGTATGGCAGTTGAACTGGCGAAAAAATACAACGCCAAGCTGCATGTATTGCACATTACTACCGCCAAAGAGCTGGAACTGTTTACCGCCAGTAAAGATCTCAGTGAACTCGCTGGCAAAAATATTACCGCTGAAGTCTGCGCGCATCATCTGTTCTTCAATCAGGCTGATTACGACCGTCTGGGTCACTTAATCAAATGCAACCCGTCGATTAAAACGGCCGCGGATCAACAAGCCTTACTGGCCGCCGTCAACAGCGGTGTGATTGATATCATTGCGACTGACCATGCACCACACACCTGGCAGGAAAAGCAAAATACCTATTTCAAGGCGCCGTCTGGCCTGCCACTTTGTCAGCACGCGTTAGTTTCACTGCTGGAACATTACCACAACGGTATTTTCTCGCTGGAAACGATCGTAAAACGCACCTCACATGCCGTTGCTGAACGCTATCAGATCAGTGAACGTGGCTATATCCGTGAAGGCTATTTTGCGGATCTGGTGCTGGTGGATCTGAACAGCCCTTATCTGGTAACACCGGAAAACACGCTGTATCTGTGTGGCTGGTCACCGTTCGAGGGATATCAGTTCCGCAGCCGCATTCACACCACGCTGGTTAACGGCACGATTGCTTATCAGAATGGTCAGATCCAGACTGCACAGTTTGGTCATCGCCTGCAGTTTAAACGGACTTAA
- a CDS encoding 6-carboxytetrahydropterin synthase, translating to MILFVRDLTVIDAAYLCPHRGVVGESWLVDVELTGELNEMSMLFDFSRVKKQLKAIIDAEVDHRLLIPQKASETMIEPAAAGYLFVDFLSEEHTIHLNCPEQAFAVIPAAEISTETVTDYLLTLIRHQLPGNIDGLKITLRHEHIPTPNYHYTHGLKKHDGNCQRIAHGHRSMIELWVDGARDHALEQYWATRWQDIYLGTEEDLVSVAELELSETGQELVSDQQHYCFRYTSAQGDFQLAIPKESCEIIDTDTTVELLASYIAAQLKPQLGEKELKVVAYEGVGKGAIEVL from the coding sequence ATGATATTATTTGTTCGCGATCTCACTGTAATTGATGCTGCTTATCTATGTCCTCACCGCGGTGTGGTGGGTGAAAGCTGGCTGGTCGATGTCGAGCTAACCGGTGAACTCAATGAAATGAGTATGCTGTTCGACTTTTCCCGGGTAAAAAAACAGCTGAAAGCCATTATTGATGCTGAAGTCGATCACCGCCTGCTTATCCCGCAAAAAGCATCAGAAACCATGATTGAACCCGCTGCAGCCGGTTATCTGTTTGTCGATTTTCTTTCCGAAGAACATACCATTCATCTGAACTGTCCGGAGCAGGCGTTTGCGGTCATTCCGGCGGCTGAGATCAGTACCGAAACCGTCACCGATTATCTGCTGACGCTGATCCGTCATCAGTTGCCCGGCAACATTGATGGTCTGAAAATCACATTGCGTCATGAACATATTCCGACACCGAACTATCACTATACGCATGGTCTGAAAAAGCACGATGGCAACTGTCAGCGTATTGCGCATGGTCATCGTTCGATGATTGAACTGTGGGTCGATGGTGCGCGTGATCATGCTCTGGAACAATACTGGGCAACCCGCTGGCAGGATATCTATCTGGGTACGGAAGAGGATCTGGTCTCTGTGGCTGAACTGGAACTGAGCGAAACCGGACAGGAACTGGTCAGTGACCAGCAGCATTATTGTTTCCGCTATACCTCGGCGCAGGGTGATTTCCAGCTGGCAATTCCGAAAGAAAGCTGTGAAATCATTGATACCGATACCACCGTTGAATTGCTGGCTTCTTATATTGCTGCCCAGCTCAAACCGCAATTAGGTGAAAAAGAGCTGAAAGTGGTGGCTTATGAAGGTGTGGGTAAAGGCGCGATTGAAGTTCTTTAA
- a CDS encoding HIT domain-containing protein produces MAEETIFSKIIRQEIPAKLLYQDDLVSAFRDIHPQAPTHILIVPNKVIPTVNDVTTEDEVALGRLFTVARKLAAEEGIDESGYRLVVNCNRDGGQEVFHLHMHLLGGKRIGRLVQADA; encoded by the coding sequence ATGGCCGAAGAAACTATTTTCAGCAAAATCATCCGTCAGGAAATTCCCGCGAAATTACTGTATCAGGATGATCTGGTCAGCGCCTTCCGCGATATTCATCCTCAGGCACCAACGCATATTCTGATTGTGCCGAACAAAGTGATCCCAACCGTGAACGATGTGACGACGGAAGATGAAGTTGCACTGGGTCGTTTGTTTACCGTCGCCCGGAAACTGGCCGCAGAAGAGGGGATTGATGAGTCAGGCTATCGTCTGGTTGTAAATTGTAACCGCGATGGCGGTCAGGAAGTATTCCACCTGCATATGCATTTGCTGGGCGGAAAACGGATCGGTCGTCTGGTTCAGGCAGACGCATAA
- the lpoB gene encoding penicillin-binding protein activator LpoB, producing the protein MTVLTFPRMARYHWLLWLTAFVLTGCNTTMYKSSGTRPSGQTVTTGTGTAQPQQVKPVDLQPLAKRTAKSVIKRSAAFDLGKKPTLYVDMLRNSTGRPQDTAKITSVLHKELARSGRFQLIPLEKNAAYQQSLDYQQSEGSMNPSTAVQLGKQTGADLILYGNVSRIKKSNTYQLTTHLMELKSGELLFSDKQSVRK; encoded by the coding sequence ATGACAGTACTGACTTTTCCCCGCATGGCCCGTTATCACTGGCTGCTATGGCTGACGGCATTTGTACTGACGGGTTGTAATACCACGATGTATAAATCCTCCGGGACTCGTCCATCTGGGCAGACCGTGACAACAGGCACAGGTACAGCACAACCGCAACAGGTCAAGCCGGTTGATCTGCAGCCGCTGGCCAAACGCACCGCCAAATCGGTGATAAAGCGCAGTGCTGCGTTCGATCTGGGTAAAAAGCCAACCTTATATGTGGATATGCTGCGTAACAGCACGGGGCGTCCACAGGATACTGCAAAAATCACGTCGGTATTACATAAGGAACTGGCCCGTTCCGGTCGTTTTCAGCTGATCCCGCTGGAGAAAAATGCGGCGTATCAGCAATCACTGGATTATCAGCAAAGCGAAGGCTCAATGAACCCTTCTACTGCTGTGCAGTTAGGAAAACAGACCGGGGCTGATCTGATTCTTTACGGCAATGTCAGCCGGATCAAAAAGAGTAATACCTATCAACTGACGACGCATCTGATGGAGCTGAAATCAGGCGAACTGCTGTTTAGTGATAAACAATCTGTACGTAAATGA
- a CDS encoding phosphotransferase, with protein sequence MITPALPAPYDQADVTLLGQGLTNSAYRLQLQGKRYFWRQGIAQPETLFIDRQQERQALSIAEAAGLHPQIHYHSADGQQLVLAWCDEPSWSPACFSSSAGISLLGQLVSRVHAFPARLKVLDLSDYLQRFINSLPSLPADLCRHVCRLQMMLKALPARPLVLCHNDINPANLLGTKPWLIDWEYAAMGDAAFELAVICRAGQFNDSQRHQLVAAYQSAGGDCDAARVMQMLPVVDMVSLLWCEKMLLLRPDARYETLRQELYLSVLGSQVSDSPA encoded by the coding sequence ATGATCACGCCTGCGTTACCGGCACCGTATGATCAGGCAGACGTAACGCTGTTGGGGCAGGGGTTAACCAACAGCGCTTACCGTCTGCAACTTCAGGGTAAACGTTATTTCTGGCGTCAGGGTATCGCGCAGCCTGAAACACTGTTTATCGATCGTCAGCAGGAACGTCAGGCGCTGTCGATCGCGGAAGCCGCGGGATTGCATCCCCAAATTCATTACCACTCCGCTGACGGACAGCAGCTGGTGCTTGCATGGTGTGATGAGCCATCGTGGAGTCCGGCCTGTTTTTCCTCATCTGCCGGCATTTCACTGCTGGGGCAACTGGTCTCCCGGGTGCATGCGTTTCCGGCCAGATTAAAAGTCCTGGATCTCTCAGATTACCTGCAACGTTTCATTAATAGCCTGCCTTCACTCCCGGCAGATTTATGCCGTCATGTCTGCCGTCTGCAAATGATGCTGAAGGCTTTACCGGCAAGACCTCTGGTGCTCTGTCATAACGATATAAATCCGGCCAATCTGCTGGGGACAAAACCCTGGCTGATTGACTGGGAATATGCCGCGATGGGCGATGCTGCCTTTGAACTGGCGGTGATCTGCCGTGCCGGACAGTTTAATGACAGTCAGCGGCACCAGCTGGTGGCGGCTTATCAGTCGGCCGGTGGTGATTGTGACGCTGCGCGGGTTATGCAGATGTTGCCGGTGGTGGACATGGTGAGTCTGTTGTGGTGTGAAAAGATGCTGTTGCTGCGGCCGGATGCACGCTATGAAACGCTACGGCAGGAATTGTATTTGTCTGTACTGGGCAGTCAGGTATCAGACAGTCCGGCGTAG
- the hpf gene encoding ribosome hibernation-promoting factor, HPF/YfiA family, translating to MLIEITSKIIDVTPSIREYVVSKFEKLERMQVPMISPHVYVGKEGERYVIEAKIQIPFGKLFAEAEHEDLHAAINALEQKLERQIIRHIHRPDARRHRDVQRQNSMTAMF from the coding sequence ATGCTGATCGAAATTACCAGCAAAATTATTGATGTAACCCCATCCATCCGCGAGTATGTGGTATCCAAGTTTGAGAAACTGGAACGCATGCAGGTACCGATGATTTCTCCACATGTATATGTTGGCAAGGAAGGTGAACGTTACGTTATCGAAGCAAAAATTCAGATCCCGTTTGGCAAATTATTTGCCGAAGCTGAACATGAAGATCTGCACGCGGCAATCAATGCATTAGAGCAAAAACTGGAACGTCAGATCATCAGACATATTCATCGTCCGGATGCTCGTCGCCACAGAGATGTGCAACGCCAGAATTCTATGACAGCCATGTTCTGA
- a CDS encoding transglycosylase SLT domain-containing protein: protein MKTRIVVLLLSGLMAFNTAASSLSSQRARFIAVTQQIKDGNFSSMASAKDELDDYPLLPYLDYYALSYQPDINRLNAVQRFVAQYPKSYLASRLTERYAYLLMQNNMWREYLQLQPDEPQSMTLRCAWHMAQYETGKTDKAVSFARKIWFYGHSRPATCDGLFSLWKQAGGLTENDIWKRMVLAFNADDPRLMNHLLQQMTSSNGIYHASKLISVYSQPENLETLLPVTSDDRTRKIAGLALQRWADKDTEAVLARYLAIKARYQLSEADLVPVKAEIARDMMLERIKTSRVWLDNTLLQSRDNSLLELRVRLALAEMDWRGIKRWINLMPRSGRDDIHWSYWLARAEQQLGNKSHAKALFQQASYDRSYYGFMAAIQSGMPIRITEDVLQPEYKWKEAVRMWPALQRIEELIALDETAMARSEWLYLLDQSKYDSKLQLGLVAQQRGWAHLGIQASIRAKAKDVLALRFPTPKKAVFSRYAKARDMDVSLLYALARQESAMYERAQSPVGASGLMQLMPATAADTAQKLGEIPPSPNALTNAETNVRLGSAYIKGLLDQYDGNRVLATAAYNAGPGRVRKWRRESSGQPVDLWVENIPYKETRNYVQNVLVFNAIYQDRLNRPVNFLTDSERRLRY from the coding sequence ATGAAAACGCGAATAGTTGTGCTATTACTCAGTGGATTGATGGCATTCAATACAGCGGCATCATCTTTATCGTCTCAGCGCGCCCGTTTTATTGCTGTAACGCAACAAATTAAAGACGGTAATTTCAGCTCGATGGCCTCTGCGAAAGATGAGCTGGATGATTATCCTCTGCTACCTTATCTGGATTATTACGCACTCTCATATCAGCCGGACATTAATCGTCTTAATGCGGTTCAGCGGTTTGTTGCGCAATATCCGAAAAGCTATCTGGCCAGTCGTCTGACAGAGCGTTATGCCTATCTGCTGATGCAGAACAATATGTGGCGGGAGTATTTGCAGCTACAACCCGATGAACCGCAATCCATGACACTGCGTTGTGCCTGGCATATGGCGCAATACGAGACCGGAAAAACGGATAAAGCGGTCAGTTTTGCACGCAAAATCTGGTTTTATGGTCATTCCCGTCCGGCAACCTGTGACGGGTTATTCTCGTTGTGGAAGCAGGCTGGCGGTCTGACAGAAAATGATATCTGGAAGCGCATGGTACTGGCTTTCAACGCGGACGATCCTCGTTTAATGAATCATCTGTTGCAACAGATGACCAGCTCTAATGGTATTTATCATGCCAGCAAGCTGATTTCTGTTTACTCGCAACCGGAAAATCTTGAAACCCTGTTGCCGGTTACCAGTGATGACCGAACCCGCAAGATTGCCGGTCTGGCGTTACAACGCTGGGCTGATAAAGATACAGAAGCCGTTCTGGCGCGCTATCTGGCAATTAAAGCCCGTTATCAGTTGAGCGAGGCGGATCTGGTGCCGGTGAAGGCCGAGATTGCCCGGGATATGATGCTGGAGCGGATCAAAACATCCCGTGTGTGGCTGGATAACACCTTGCTGCAGTCACGTGATAATTCATTGCTGGAATTACGTGTTCGTCTTGCACTGGCTGAAATGGACTGGCGCGGTATCAAAAGATGGATCAACCTGATGCCAAGATCCGGACGGGATGATATTCACTGGTCCTACTGGCTGGCCCGTGCTGAACAGCAGTTAGGTAATAAGAGTCATGCCAAAGCGCTGTTCCAGCAGGCCAGCTACGATCGTAGTTATTACGGTTTTATGGCGGCAATTCAGTCCGGCATGCCTATTCGTATCACGGAAGACGTATTGCAGCCGGAATACAAATGGAAAGAAGCCGTGCGTATGTGGCCGGCATTACAGCGTATTGAAGAGCTGATTGCGCTGGATGAAACCGCTATGGCGCGCAGCGAATGGTTATATCTGCTGGATCAGTCAAAATATGACAGCAAACTGCAGTTGGGGCTGGTAGCACAACAACGTGGCTGGGCACATTTAGGTATTCAGGCCAGTATCCGGGCGAAAGCGAAAGATGTACTGGCTTTGCGTTTCCCGACGCCAAAAAAAGCGGTATTCAGTCGTTATGCCAAAGCGCGCGATATGGATGTCAGCTTGCTGTATGCACTGGCACGTCAGGAAAGCGCGATGTATGAGCGGGCACAGTCGCCTGTCGGTGCCTCGGGTCTGATGCAACTGATGCCGGCAACGGCAGCCGATACGGCACAAAAATTAGGTGAAATCCCGCCATCACCGAATGCGCTGACGAATGCTGAAACCAACGTGCGTCTGGGCAGTGCCTATATTAAAGGGCTGCTCGATCAATATGACGGTAACCGGGTGCTGGCTACCGCCGCTTACAATGCCGGACCTGGCAGGGTACGTAAATGGCGCAGAGAAAGTAGTGGTCAGCCGGTAGATCTGTGGGTTGAAAATATTCCGTATAAAGAGACGCGGAATTATGTACAGAACGTTCTGGTGTTTAATGCCATCTATCAGGATCGACTTAACCGACCGGTTAATTTCCTGACAGACAGCGAACGTCGCCTGCGTTACTAA
- a CDS encoding NAD-dependent epimerase/dehydratase family protein, with protein sequence MTTNDISIIGLGWLGWPLAKHLVANGYQVTGSVTTAAKQQQLITEMPAIDVQCWQAGEQAQLPASLLAPVMIITIPPGKLSHYFAALQMLISQARQGGVNHLIYISSTSVYGGTGRCDEFSPLMPETAQAATLIQVEQLVQSAGFPCWHILRPSGLFGPGRYPGRFLSGKTLESGGRVVNLVHQCDVIGAIMALLTHPRSDIFNLAAPDHPARAVFYNLACQLAGLPLPLFSDMSDDGKQIDAGKIESVPGYQYQVRDLLQWLQQTTAGE encoded by the coding sequence ATGACGACGAACGATATTTCGATTATTGGTCTCGGCTGGCTGGGGTGGCCTCTGGCAAAACACCTGGTGGCTAATGGTTATCAGGTGACCGGTTCTGTCACGACAGCAGCGAAACAACAGCAGCTGATCACAGAGATGCCGGCCATTGATGTGCAATGCTGGCAGGCCGGAGAGCAGGCGCAACTACCGGCGTCATTACTCGCGCCGGTTATGATCATTACCATTCCGCCGGGGAAGCTCAGTCATTACTTTGCGGCACTGCAGATGCTGATTTCTCAGGCCCGGCAAGGTGGTGTCAACCATCTGATTTATATCAGTTCGACATCGGTGTATGGCGGAACGGGGCGCTGTGACGAGTTTTCACCGCTGATGCCGGAAACAGCGCAGGCAGCAACACTGATACAGGTTGAACAACTGGTGCAGAGCGCGGGTTTTCCCTGCTGGCATATTCTGCGGCCATCCGGATTATTTGGCCCGGGTCGTTATCCCGGACGTTTTCTTAGCGGTAAAACACTGGAGAGTGGTGGCCGGGTGGTTAATCTGGTCCATCAATGTGATGTGATTGGCGCCATCATGGCATTACTGACTCATCCCCGCAGTGACATCTTTAATCTGGCGGCGCCTGATCATCCTGCCCGGGCGGTGTTTTATAACCTGGCCTGTCAGTTGGCCGGGTTACCTTTGCCACTGTTCAGTGATATGAGTGATGATGGCAAGCAGATTGATGCCGGCAAAATTGAATCAGTACCGGGTTATCAATATCAGGTTCGTGATCTTCTACAGTGGTTGCAACAAACAACAGCAGGTGAATGA